The genomic DNA CTAGAAAATACCACCATGGGTAAGGTGGTTGCGCTAGGCCCAGACACAAAGCTGGCGATAACTAGGTCGTCTAAAGATAGCGTGAAGGCGAGTAGCCACCCCGCTACCAAGGCAGGCAAAATAGTCGGTAAGGTTATCACAAAAAACACCTTAAAAGGGGTTGCGCCTAAGTCCATTGCCGCTTCTTCGATACTTTTGTCTAGCTCTCTAAGGCGAGAGCTTACTACCACCGATACATAGGCGGTACAAAAGGTCACATGAGCAATCCAAATGGTCAGCATGCCGCGTTGGCTAAATAGGTCAAACACTTGACCTAGAGAGATGAACAAAAGTAGCAGGCTTAAACCAGTTATCACCTCGGGCATTACCAACGGTGCGGTAATCATAAAGGCGAAGCTAGTTTCACCGCGAAACTTCTTAAAGCGGGTCATCACAAAGGCGGCTAAAGTGCCTAAGACTACCGCGGCACTGGCCGACAGAAAACCGATGGTTAAACTGAGGGTAATGCCGTTCATTAATAGGGTGTCTTCAAACAGCGCGCCGTACCACTGGGTAGAAAAGCCGCTCCATACGGTCACCAAACGGTTAGCGTTAAATGAATAAATAACTAGGCTAAGAATCGGCACATAAAGGAAGGATAAGCCTAAACCTAAAATTAGCCACTTCCACTTGGTTTTATAGACTGGTATTGCGTCCATTAAGCCGCCTCCAACTCACGTTTTTGATAACGATAGAACAACAATATCGGTACCATTAATAGTAATAACATCACCGATGCAACGGCGGCGGCCACTGGCCAGTCTCGGTTATTGAAGAATTCTTGCCAGAGGATCTTACCGATAAGGATCGAGTCTGGGCCACCAAGTAATTCAGGAATAACAAATTCACCCACAGCTGGAATAAATACCAACATCGAACCGGCGATAACCCCTGCCTTAGTTAGTGGCAATAGCACCTTAAACAGTACGGTGGCGGTGGATGCACCGAGGTCTCGCGCCGCTTCAACTAAAGAATAATCGACTCGCATTAGTGCGGTGTACAGTGGCAATATCATGAAGGGCAAGTAGGTGTATACAATGCCAATGTATACCGCTGTATCGGTGTGCAAAATTTGTAATGGCTCGTCGATGAGGCCTAGGTAAAGCAGGATGTTATTGAGAAAACCATTGTTTTTCAGAATGCCTATCCATGCATAAACGCGGATCAGAAAGCTGGTCCAAGAAGGCAAAATAATTAGCATCAGCAGAATATTACGGTTGGCCGGGCTAGAGTGCACAATCGCCCAAGCCATCGGAAAACCAATGATCAAGCACAGCAGGGTGGAAATCGACGCGATCCGTACCGACTCTAAGTAGGAGCTGATGTAGAGATCATCACTAATCAGATAAGCGTAGTTGCCTAGATTTAGCAGAATTTGCACCTGCTCATCCACCATGGTAACCAATTGGCTATAGGGTGGAATGGCGATCATCGCTTCAGAGAAACTAATCTTGAAAACGATGAAAAACGGCATTAAGAAAAATAAAAATAACCAAAAATAGGGCAGCGATAATATCGCGCAGCGCCCGCTGGGAATAAGCCGCGCCAAGCGCTGCTTAAACTTATGCTTTGCTTGAGTTGTCATATCTTCAGTACCACGCAGCTATCGGCTTGCCAGCATAGATAAACTTGATCTTCCCAGGTAGGCATATTATTGCGATGGCGGCTGCTGTTCGGCATGGCTACGGTTACCCGTTTGCCACTGGCCAATCGCACGTAATAGATAGATTGTTCACCCAAGTAGGCGATATCTTCTACCTTACCCTGACAGACGTTGTTATTGCGGCCTTTTAAGGTTTTAAAGATGCTCATTTTTTCCGGACGAACTGCCACCATGAAGGGCACGCCAGGAGCGGCTGAAACACCATGATTGAGGCTGATAGGATAACCCAAGTCTGGACAGTCGATGGTCGCGCTGTCGTTGTCGTTATCGCTCACGACTCCTTCAAAAACGTTTACCGAACCAATAAACTCGGCACTGAAACGCGAGTTGGGGTATTCGTAAATCTCTTCCGGTTCGCCCACTTGCACGAATTGGCCACGGTTCATAATGGCGATACGGCTGGCCATGGTCATAGCTTCTTCTTGGTCGTGGGTTACCATTACACAGGTTACGCCCACTTTTTCCAGAATGTCGACCACTTCTAGCTGCATTTGCCCACGAAGATTTTTATCTAGTGCGCCCATCGGTTCGTCTAGTAGCAACAGTTTGGGGCGTTTGGCGAGGCTACGTGCCAAGGCTACCCGCTGGCGTTGCCCACCAGAAAGTTGATGAGGCTTGCGGCGGGCGTAGTCTTTCATGCGCACTAGCTCTAGCATGCGCGCCACTGTGTCGCCAATCTCGTCTTTGGGGAGCTTATCTTGCTTCAAACCAAAGGCGATGTTTTGCTCCACCGTCATATGTGGGAATAAAGCATAAGATTGGAACATCATATTAACTGGGCGCTGATGTGGCGGAACACCAATTAATTCCTGCTTATCAAGAATGATTTTACCCGCGCTAGGCTTTTCAAAGCCGGCTAACATGCGTAATAGGGTGGATTTACCACAACCCGATGCGCCTAACAGGGCAAATATTTCGCCTTTGTTAATGGTTAGGCTTACGTTATCTACCGCGATGGCTCCATCGTAATCTTTACTAATATTTTCAATCTGTAACAAAGGCTCTGGAGCCGTTTCACCGTCTACCGGAAGCTTTTGTATGTGTGACACCGCAGCCATTGCGGATCCTCCATAAAGAAACAAAAACGTGCTTGCCACCCGAAGGTGGCAAGCGACTAGTTAGTTTTGAAGAAACTTCGTCCAAGAACGAGTCAGTGTTCTAGACACCTTAGCTTGCATCAGCTTAGCGCCATATAGCTTCGCTAGTGTCTCGTCGCTAGGGTAAATACCAGGGTGGTTAATAATTTCAGGGTCGATAAACTCTTTTGATGCGGGAGTTGGGTTGGCATACCACACATAGTTAGAGACTTCTGAAATTACCTTAGGCTGCAATAAGAAGTTAATGAATTTATGGGCGTTGTCTTTATGTGGAGCATCAGCAGGAATGGCCATTAAGTCAAACCACGCCAAAGCACCCTCTTGAGGTATCACGTATTCTACTTCAACACCGTTATCAGCTTCGGCGGCGCGGTCAGAGGCCTGTAATACGTCACCCGACCAACCTACAGCAACACAAATATCGCCATTGGCGAGGTCGTTGATGTACTGAGAGGAGTGGAAGTAGGTGATGTAAGGTCGCACAGCTTTTAGCAGTTTATAGGCTTCGCCATCGTCTTTATAATCGTTGACATCGGTACTGTTGGGATCTTTACCCAAATAGTGCAGAGCCGCAGAAAATATTTCGGTTGGTGCATTTAAGAAGGCCACGCCACACTGTTGGAGTTTTTCCATATTTTCTGGTTTAAACACCAAATCCCAGCTGTTGAGAGGGGCATCTTCGCCTAATACTTCTTTAACTTTATTTGCGTTATAACCTAAGCCAGTGGTTCCCCATAAATAAGGCACTGCGTACTGATTTCCAGGATCGGCAGTTTCGTCAAGCATGGCCATGATTTTAGCATCTAAATTGCTGTAATTGGTGAGTTTTGTTTTGTCTAATTTCATAAACGCGCCGGCTTGAACTTGGCGAGCTAGAAAGTCTGAAGTGGGGACAACAATATCAAAGCCAGTTGAACCTGATAAAATTTTAGCTTCGAGTACTTCGTTTGAGTCAAATACGTCGTAAACCACTTTAATACCGGTTTCCGCTTCAAATTGAGCGATGGTATCTTCGGCAATATAATCTGACCAGTTGTATACGTTCAGTACTTTTTCTTCTGCTGCCTGCAGATTCATCGCGCTGGCAGTTAACAGGGAAGCTAGGGTTAGCTTCAGGCTAGCGTTTTTCATCTTAATTCTCCAATTCCTTGTGGTGATTGCTCGTACTGCTTCGCGGATTAACTCAATGCCTGCAGAGTGTCATCCAAACTTTGTTTTGCCAGTGTAACTAACTGGTCTACTTGTTGTTTTGTAATTACTAATGGTGGTGAAATAATCATGGTTTGGCCACAGGCGCGCATGATTAAGCCATTGTTTATACATATATCACGGCAAACTTCGCCAGCGTTAACTTCTTTGGCAAAGCGTTGCTTAGTTTGCTTATCGGCCACTAATTCTAAAGCTGCAACCATACCTTTAGAGCGGGCTTCACCCACTAGCGGATGCTCGGCCAACTCCTGCCAGCGTTGAGCTAAATAAGGCGCAACTTCATCACGCACTCGGCTAACGATGTTTTCCTGTTGCATGATGCGAATATTTTCGATGGCTACCGCACAGGCGGCGGGGTGACCGGAATAGGTGAAGCCGTGGGCAAACTCACTATTGGCATCGGTAATCACTTTAGCCACTTCATCAGACACCATCACCGCACCAAGAGGCAGGTAACCAGAGGTAATGCCCTTGGCTAAACACAGTAGATCGGGTTTGATGTTGAAGGTTTGACTAGCAAACCATTCACCGGTACGGCCGAAACCGCAGATCACTTCGTCTACTACCAACAAAATATCGTACTTATCGCAGATCCGTTGAATTTCTGGCCAGTAACTGTCGGGTGGAATAATGACTCCACCGGCGCCTTGAATCGGCTCGGCAATAAAGGCCGCTACCTTATCTTCGCCCAATTCCAATATTTTCTGTTCTAACTGACGAGCGCGTTCTAAGCCAAATTCTTGAGGATCTTGACCTTGGCCTTCTTCAAACCAGTAGGGTTGATCAATATGACAAATATTGGGGATGGGTAAACCGCCTTGCTGATGCATAAAGGCCATGCCACCTAAGCTGGCCCCAGCCATGGTGCTGCCGTGATAGGCATTTTTACGGCTAATGATTTCCAGCTTTTGTGGTTGGCCTTTGCTGGCCCAGTAATGGCGAACCATGCGCACTACGGTGTCGTTACACTCAGAACCCGAGCCGGTAAAGAAGGCATGGTTTAAACCTTCTGGGGTTAATTCGGCTAAGAGAGTGGATAATTCCACGGCGGGTGTGTGAGTGGTTTGAAAAAACAGGTTGTAATAAGGAAGTTGTTGCATTTGTTTAGCGGCCGCGTCCACTAGCTCCTGACGGCCATAGCCTAAGTTTACGCACCATAAACCAGCCATGGCATCGAGCAACTTATTGCCCTCACTGTCGTATACAAAAACACCTTCGCCTCGTTCTATCACTCGTGCTCCTTTAGCATTTAACTCCTTAAAGTTAGTAAAGGGATGTAAGCAATGGGCGCTGTCCTGTTGTTGTATCGTCAATGTTGTGCTCATTTCGCCTCCTTGTGGCCTGAGTTTGTTCTGTGGCTAAACGTTAAGTAATAAAAACTCACGTTCCCATGAACTGATCACTTTGAAATAGGTTTGATATTCTTTGCGTTTTACTGCGACGTAGCAGTTTACGAAACGCTCGCCGAGGATCTCTTTTAGCTCTGCGCTCTGCTCTAACTCGGCTAGCGCTTCTTCTAGGGTGCCTGGCAGAATGTAACGGTCTTCACTCACATCACCGGTTTCTTGGGCAGAAGGTTGCAACTGTTGTTTCATACCAAGGTAACCACAGGCTAGAGTGAGCGCCATGGCTAAATAAGGATTGGCATCGGCGCCGGCAAAGCGGTTTTCTACGCGACGGTTGCGCGCATCACAATGTGGAATACGTAGCCCAACGGTGCGGTTGTCCACGCCCCATTGCAAATTGATGGGGGCAGATTCACCAAACATTAAACGACGGTAACTGTTCACGTTCGGTGCGTAGAAGGCAATGCTGGCTGGGGTGTATTTCTGCAAGCCGGCAATGTAGCTTAAAAACTGTTGGCTATTGCTGCCATCTGCATTGGAGAACAGGTTATTGCCCTCTGAGTCTTCTAAGCTTTGATGGATGTGCATGGCGCTGCCCGGCTCATCTTCCATCGGTTTGGCCATGAAGGTGGCATAAATATCGTGCTGCAAGGCCGCTTCACGCATGGTGCGTTTAAATAAGAAGACTTGATCGCAAAGTAGAGTCGGTTCGCCGTGGTCGAAGTTGATTTCCATTTGCGCCGCACCTGATTCATGCACCAGCGTATCGACTTCTAGTTGCTGAGCATCACAGTAGTCGTACATATCTTCGAAGACTGGGTCAAATTCGTTAACGGCGTCGATACTGAAAGATTGGCGGGCGGTTTCGGGGCGACCATTTCGGCCTATTGGCGGTTCCAGTGGGTAATCCCAATCGAGGTTTTTCTTGACCAAGAAAAACTCTAACTCTGGTGCCACTATGGGTTTCCAGCCTTCTTTTTCATACAAGGCTAAAACGCGTTTTAATACTGAGCGAGGCGCAATGTCGACCAGATTTCCTTCGCGGTCGTAGCAATCGTGAATAAGTTGGGCAGTAGGCTCTTTAGCCCAGGGAACGAAGCGGACACTTTCTGTGTCGGGTTCAAGGTTCATGTCCTTTTCAGTCCAGTCGAAGTGTTCTTCGCCTTCGTCTGGCCATTCACCCGTCACCGTTTGGTAGAAAATCGATTCGGGAAGGCGCATGCCACCTTCCTTGAGATATTTGTTTGCCGGGATAATTTTACCGCGAGCGTTACCTGTAATATCGGGAATCAAACACTCAACTTCGGTTATGTGGTTCTCCGTAAACCATTTCCTGACGTTTTCCATAATCACCTGTCATTTCTTGTTAAGTAAACAGGGACAAAAATCACAATTGGTGAATTTTCGCTCCGTGCTATTAAGGATTGTCAGAATTTGCGGCCAATGTCAATAAGGTGTTAAATAAAAACTAAATAAGAGCCTATTTTTCAGTTAATGAGCAAAATGGTTTGCATTATACTTAACACTGTGGTGTAAATTTAAGGGCTAAAAGGGACGCTTTTACCAAAGGACTGTTAATTATGTTGAAACACCAGCCTCAAATTGAGCCAGTCAGTTTACTGCAACAAGTCGAAGATTTTCTAGCGCTTCATCCGCAGCTAGAGAGTGTGGATTTGATGCTTTCTGATATGAATGGGGTGATTAGGGGCAAACGTATTGAAGCTGCGTCCCTCACCAAGATAGTTAAAGAAGGCATGTGTTTACCAGCATCGGTATTTGCTTTAGATATTTGCGGCGAGACCGTAGAAGAAACTGGGCTTGGCTTTGAGCAGGGCGATGGCGATAGGATTTGCCACATATTGCCTCACAGCTTGAGTTTGATTCCGTGGAAGAAGAATGCCGGACAAGCCTTAGTGACTATGCATGAAGTGAATGGCGAGCCATTTTTTGCAGATCCTCGGCAATTGCTGAGCAAAAAGCTAGCGGGTTTACACCAACAAGGTTTATTCCCCTGTGTGGCTATTGAGTGGGAATTTTACCTATTAGATGCGCGTAGCGAAAACCGCGAACCTAAAGCGCCCTTATTACCCAAATCACAACAACGCATGCAGCAAACGCAGGTCTATTCATTAGATGAGCTAGACGAATTTGCCGAGTTTATTCGAGATATTCAAGAATATTGCCATACCCAGAATATTCCCAGCGATAACGTTATTGCAGAATATGCACCGGGCCAATTTGAAGTCACCTTGCAGCATCAAACGGATCCGCTGTTGGCCTGTGACCAAGCGATATTGTTAAAACGTGCCATTAAGGCGGTGGCCAAACAGCATGGTTATGTGGCGACCTTTATGGCTAAGCCCTATGCCGAGCATTCTGGCAATGGCTGTCATGTGCACATTAGTATGCTGGATCAGCACGGCAAAAACCGTTTCTCTAATGACCAGCAGTTACTTGAGTTCGCCTTAGCTGGCTTGTTAGACACCATGCCACAGGCGATAGCCTTGCTGGCGCCTAATGCCAATTCTTATCGTCGTTTTCAGCCTGATATGTTTGTGCCGCTGCAAGCCAACTGGGGCTGGGATAACCGCACCGTAGCGCTACGTATTCCGTCGGGCAGTAAAGCCAATCGACGTATTGAGCACCGCGTATCGGGTGCAGACTGTAACCCATATATTGTCATGGCGGCCTTATTTGCTGGCATTGAGTATGGCATTAGCCAGCAATTAGTTTGCCCACCACCGATCGCCGGTGATGCCAGTAAGGTGCCTGCTCCAGCCTTACCTAGTTCTTGGGAACAAGCCTTGGAGACGTTCTCTCAATCTACCCTGTGGTCGCTATTGGGGGATGACTTTAGCCATGTTTATTACGCCAATAAACTGAATGAGCTGCAGCGCTTTGAGGCGCAGGTCACACCTTTAGAGCAACAGTGGTATCAGCAAATGGTATAGCAGCCAAACTCGGTCATAAACAGTCTCTGCGGGGGCTGTTTTTTCGGTTGCAGACAAACACAGATTTTATTTCACAACTAAAGGGGAGTGTATGAAAGAGCAACACGCAAATTCATATTACGCGGCCAGTGCTAACTTAAAGTTAGACTATCCGCAGTTGCAAGGAGAGCAGCAAGCAGATGTTTGTGTGGTTGGTGCGGGGATTACCGGAGCTACCACCGCCTTAGAATTAGCTGAAAAAGGCTATAAGGTGATTCTGCTAGAGGCCGAGCGCGTTGGTTGGGGGGCGTCGGGACGCAGTGGCGGTCAGGCTATTTTTGGCTGGGCGGCAGAGCAGTCCACCCTGGAAAAGCTAATGGGTAAAGAAGATGCCAAAATCATGTGGGATCTGTCGGTAGAGTCTTTAGCCGTTACCAAAGAAAACATCAAAAAACACAATATTGATTGTGATTGGCAAGATGGCCAAATGCATGTGGCGGTGAAGGAGCGGCAGGTAAAAGAGCTGAACTTCTGGCACCGACAGTTACGCGATGATTATGGCTATGAGCATTTGGAATACTGGGATCGCGATAAACTCAGCAGCCAACTTCACAGTCCTCGTTATCTTGGTGGTATGTTCGACCCAAATAGTGGCCACCTACACCCGCTAAATTACACCCTCGGCTTGGTTAAAGCCGCCGAGTTGGCCGGCGTGGAGATTTACGAAGAAAGTAAAGTCACCAAGTTGACTCACGGTAATAAAGTGACCCTAGAAACCGCGCAAGGCAAGGTGACTTGTTCGCATGTGGTATTGGCCTGTAACGCCTACATGCAAGGCTTAAATAGCAAACTTGAAAGTAAAGTGATGCCTGTGGGCACCTACATTTGTGCCACTAAACCTCTGGGCGAAGAGCGCGCTCGTGAGTTGATTGGTAATAACATGGCGGTGTGTGACATTAACTTTGTACTGGATTATTACCGCTGCTCTGCCGATCATCGCATGCTCTTTGGTGGTCGAGTGAGTTACTCGGGTATTGAACCGAGAAACCTTGCCGCGACCATGAAACAGCGTATGGATTGGGTATTCCCGCAGTTAGCCGATGAACAAGTGGAGTTTGCTTGGGGCGGTAATGTAGGTATTACCATTAATCGCGCGCCGCATTTTGGGCGGATTGCGCCTAACGTGTATTTTGCACAAGGCTTCTCGGGCCATGGTATTGCCGCTACTGGTTTGGCTGGGCGTATGATGGCCGAATCTATTAGTGCGACCTCGGAGCGCTTTGATATCTTTGAGAAGATCCCGCATATGCCATTCCCAGGAGGACGTCTATTCCGTACTCCGGCCTTGGTCTTGGCAATGACCTACTACCGAATTAGAGATTTACTCTAGTTAACACAAGGACCTGTTGTTGTTTGATGGTGATTTGCTTCGCTAAACAACAGTAGGTTCTACTTCTTCCTCTCATTCGTACCATAGTGCGGCTTTTCTCTGCTGCTAGGCTACGAGCTAGTTCTGGTTTCCCGCTATACTTGCGCCATTGTTGTTTCATTTAGGGTGCTAAGTTATGGCTGAATCGCCAATTAATCATTTTTTTCCACAAGCAAGCCGTTTAGTTTATGGTTGCATGGGCCTCGGTGGTTCATGGGACGCTAGCGAGCTAGAATCTCATCATTTGGCCCAAGCCCACGCGGTGGTTGATGCTGCGTTAGAGATAGGCATTAACTATTTTGACCACGCCGACATCTACACCCTTGGCAAGGCTGAACAAGTATTTGGCCGAGTATTGGCCGAGCGCCCTGAATTACGCCAACAAATTATTTTGCAAAGCAAATGTGCCATCCGTTTTGCCGATGAACAATGGTGTGGCCGTTATGATTGGTCGGCTGATTACATTCGTGAAAGCGTAGAAGGCTCATTGCGTCGCCTACAAACCGATAGCCTAGACGTATTATTATTGCACCGCCCCGACCCTTTAGCTGAAATGGACGAAGTCGCTGAAGTGTTAATGTCGCTTAAAAATAGTGGCAAGGTACAGCACTTTGGGGTGTCCAATATGAGTGGGGCGCAATGTGCTTACTTGCAATCAGCGCTGGGCATGCCGTTGGTGGCCAATCAGTTAGAGATGAGCTTGGCTAAGTTAGATTGGCTAGATCACAATATTGCGGTAAACGATGAGCAAGTGAAAGGCCATAGTTTTACTGCCGGTACGCTTGAATACTGTGCCATGAATAAGCTGCAAGTGCAGGCTTGGGGAAGTTTGGCCAAGGGCTTATTTAGTGGTGCGGATTTGGGTCAGGCAACTGAGGCTCAGCGCGCTACCTCCAACTTGGTTCGCCAATATGCCGAGCAGTTAAACAGCTCGCCAGAAGCGGTGGTGCTCGCCTTCTTGTTGCGCCATCCTGCGGGGATCCAGCCAGTTATTGGTAGCGTTAATATCGATAGGATCCGCGCCTGCGCCGATGCCTGCAAGCTAAGCTTAAGTCGTGAGCAATGGTATCAGTTGTACGTGAGCTCTCGTGGTAGAGCCTTGCCCTAGCTTTAACAGCGTTAGGCTAGTTGGAACGGAGCTGCTGGCGTAACTTGATTAGCCAGTAGCCCACCAAAACACTTAAAACAACTGTTGATACCGGCATCACTAACCAGATGCCGCTGATCCCCCACATCAGTGGTAGTAGTAGCATAAAGGGCAATTGAATGAGCATATTGCCTACCGAGATCACGTTGGCTCGAGAAGCTTGGTTTAGTGACTGAAAAACCACCGCGCCGGTGAAGATAAGACCATCTAAAGGCATCGCCCAGAGGTGTAAACGGATCCCCAATACGGTAGCGTCCAGCAAGGCTGGGTCGTTGTTATTAAACACCGCAACGCTCAGCTCGCTAAAGCTATTTAGCAACACCACGCAGACGATACCGCTGCCAATAATAATGCTAAAGCCTAGCCGCAGAACCTTTAGAACATTGTCATAACGTTTAGCACCATAGTTGTAGGAAATTAGCGGCTGCATGCCATTGGCAAAGCCTTCTGCAATAAAGTAATAAACCACGCTGATGTATAGCACGATGGCATAGGCACCGGTTTCCGTTACACTGCCAAACTTTAAGAATAAGTAGTTATGAATCACCGTAATAAAAGCGGTGTAGAGGGTCGTGAAAAAGCTGCTTAGGCCAAGGTTAGCGATGCGATAAAAGTAGCGTGGAGTAAACCTAAATTCACGGTTAACTAACTTAAGCTGACTACGAGCTGAACCAAAGTAAGCCAAGGCCAGCGTAAAGACTAAAGCCTGTGCGGCCAAGGTAGCGTAGGCCGCGCCTTTTAAGTCCCAATTCCATTGCACAATAAACAGATAATCTAGAGCAATATTGGCTAGTGCGCCAAGCACCATTAAGCCGGTGGCAACGTTAGGGCATTGTCGTTACGCACTAAGATAGGTAAGGCGCAGCTGACTATCACTAACAAGGAACCGTGTCCCATGATTGTTAAATAATGCTCGGCCATGACTTGGATATGACCAGAGGCTCCCTGCCAGCGAATTGGCGCGGCTTGTAAGTAGTAGAGGCTTAGGCTGATTAATGCAGCCAACACGAGCATCAAGAGTAGCGCGTGACTAAATAGGTTGTGGGCTTTTTCAGGGCGCTTTTGGCCGCTGGCAATGGAAATTAATGCTCCGCCTCCAACACCAATCATTAGGCCGATGCCGGTGACTAAAAACATGATCGGCCAAGCTAGGTTGATTGCGGCTAAGCCGTCGGCGCCAAGAACTTGGCCAATAAAAATCCCATCCACAATTAGGTAGATGCCACTCACGATCATCGCCATTACTGAAGGAATGGAAAAGCGCCAAAATTGGCGACTAATGTTTTGACTGAGCATGGCTTGCCGTTACTTAAGCGAAGTGATTAAAAAATAGTGCAAAAATTTGCGTCCGTTCCATCATAGGCATTTTTAAAGCAGAGGCAATCTACAATATTGCTATTTCTTATTAGCACTTGTTAGTTATTCACCAGATTGCTCTAGCTGCAGGGAATGCTGCTGTAAGCTCAACTATTTTCAGGGTATTTCTCCCAAGATTGAACTGAAAAAATACGCCGAGTTTTACTCAGCCTAAGCGGCGCTTTGATGGCGTTGTTGGAAAATTCTACAATCATCAGTTTTTTTATAAAATGTCTGGACAGGGCTGAGCTAAAACCCTAATATACGCCTCCGCCAGCATTGAGCACCCGTAGCTCAGCTGGATAGAGCGTCGCCCTCCGGAGGCGAAGGTCACAGGTTCGACTCCTGTCGGGTGCGCCATAGCTTCGGAAATGCTCGAAATACTCAGTGGTGGGTATAGCTCAGTTGGTAGAGCCCCGGATTGTGATTCCGGTTGTCGTGGGTTCAAATCCCATTACTCACCCCATTATTTTAAATATTAGACTCTGTCTGGTATTAATTAGATGCTGCAGCACTTGATAGCGCAGCATCGAAAGATTTAAAATAGCAAGACATCGGTGATGACGTTTCATGGTAGCGCATCGTCGCGAAGCTCATAGAGAGTGGGACCAGAGGGTTTAAGCTCTACAATATCAAGAAAAATCGGTGATTAGCGCAGCTTGGTAGCGCATCTGGTTTGGGACCAGAGGGTCGGGAGTTCGAATCTCTCATCACCGACCACATTTAGAAAGCCCCGTCATTAATGACGGGGCTTTTTTGTACTTGATAGTTAAGAAATCGGAGTTCGCCTTTTAATCTTGACTCATCACCGATCACTTTCAAAAGCCTGCTCATTTGAGCAGGCTTTTTTCGTTGCTCCGAATACTTGTTTGCGAACTTGTCCAATTCATTTATATACGCTTAGCTATAGCTAGGGCATGCGCTTAATGTTCAGGTAAATTTTCTGAGTAAATGGGGGGTAATTGCTG from Agarivorans gilvus includes the following:
- a CDS encoding glutamine synthetase family protein, translated to MLKHQPQIEPVSLLQQVEDFLALHPQLESVDLMLSDMNGVIRGKRIEAASLTKIVKEGMCLPASVFALDICGETVEETGLGFEQGDGDRICHILPHSLSLIPWKKNAGQALVTMHEVNGEPFFADPRQLLSKKLAGLHQQGLFPCVAIEWEFYLLDARSENREPKAPLLPKSQQRMQQTQVYSLDELDEFAEFIRDIQEYCHTQNIPSDNVIAEYAPGQFEVTLQHQTDPLLACDQAILLKRAIKAVAKQHGYVATFMAKPYAEHSGNGCHVHISMLDQHGKNRFSNDQQLLEFALAGLLDTMPQAIALLAPNANSYRRFQPDMFVPLQANWGWDNRTVALRIPSGSKANRRIEHRVSGADCNPYIVMAALFAGIEYGISQQLVCPPPIAGDASKVPAPALPSSWEQALETFSQSTLWSLLGDDFSHVYYANKLNELQRFEAQVTPLEQQWYQQMV
- a CDS encoding NAD(P)/FAD-dependent oxidoreductase; this encodes MKEQHANSYYAASANLKLDYPQLQGEQQADVCVVGAGITGATTALELAEKGYKVILLEAERVGWGASGRSGGQAIFGWAAEQSTLEKLMGKEDAKIMWDLSVESLAVTKENIKKHNIDCDWQDGQMHVAVKERQVKELNFWHRQLRDDYGYEHLEYWDRDKLSSQLHSPRYLGGMFDPNSGHLHPLNYTLGLVKAAELAGVEIYEESKVTKLTHGNKVTLETAQGKVTCSHVVLACNAYMQGLNSKLESKVMPVGTYICATKPLGEERARELIGNNMAVCDINFVLDYYRCSADHRMLFGGRVSYSGIEPRNLAATMKQRMDWVFPQLADEQVEFAWGGNVGITINRAPHFGRIAPNVYFAQGFSGHGIAATGLAGRMMAESISATSERFDIFEKIPHMPFPGGRLFRTPALVLAMTYYRIRDLL
- a CDS encoding aldo/keto reductase is translated as MAESPINHFFPQASRLVYGCMGLGGSWDASELESHHLAQAHAVVDAALEIGINYFDHADIYTLGKAEQVFGRVLAERPELRQQIILQSKCAIRFADEQWCGRYDWSADYIRESVEGSLRRLQTDSLDVLLLHRPDPLAEMDEVAEVLMSLKNSGKVQHFGVSNMSGAQCAYLQSALGMPLVANQLEMSLAKLDWLDHNIAVNDEQVKGHSFTAGTLEYCAMNKLQVQAWGSLAKGLFSGADLGQATEAQRATSNLVRQYAEQLNSSPEAVVLAFLLRHPAGIQPVIGSVNIDRIRACADACKLSLSREQWYQLYVSSRGRALP
- a CDS encoding MATE family efflux transporter; its protein translation is MVLGALANIALDYLFIVQWNWDLKGAAYATLAAQALVFTLALAYFGSARSQLKLVNREFRFTPRYFYRIANLGLSSFFTTLYTAFITVIHNYLFLKFGSVTETGAYAIVLYISVVYYFIAEGFANGMQPLISYNYGAKRYDNVLKVLRLGFSIIIGSGIVCVVLLNSFSELSVAVFNNNDPALLDATVLGIRLHLWAMPLDGLIFTGAVVFQSLNQASRANVISVGNMLIQLPFMLLLPLMWGISGIWLVMPVSTVVLSVLVGYWLIKLRQQLRSN
- a CDS encoding MATE family efflux transporter; protein product: MLSQNISRQFWRFSIPSVMAMIVSGIYLIVDGIFIGQVLGADGLAAINLAWPIMFLVTGIGLMIGVGGGALISIASGQKRPEKAHNLFSHALLLMLVLAALISLSLYYLQAAPIRWQGASGHIQVMAEHYLTIMGHGSLLVIVSCALPILVRNDNALTLPPA